The following are encoded in a window of Candidatus Babeliales bacterium genomic DNA:
- a CDS encoding ATP-binding protein: protein MNRKYFLEEIAFQYKIHSVCGLLGPRQVGKTTLAKQYAAQYQNVHFLDLENPFDLARLENPMLTLSNINSELIVIDEIQRRPDLFPVLRVLVDEKPRKFLILGSASRDLLQQSSETLAGRIGYLELTPFDISETKEYNKLWLRGGFPLSYLANSEKESYAWRQAYISTFMERDIPNLGFNIPPTQMRRLWMMLAHNHGNIFNGSQLGASLGITHYLVRQYVEILAGTFMVRILNPWFENTQKRQVKSPKVYLRDSGLLHALLGIQDEAGLHVYPRLGASWEGFALEEIIKTYHAQPEECFFWATQSGAELDLLIIKDGKRLGFEIKYTDSPKVTKSMSIALEDLNLDHLYLVHPHNTTFPLADKITAQGISSLVKH from the coding sequence ATGAACAGAAAGTATTTTCTTGAAGAGATCGCCTTTCAGTACAAAATCCACTCCGTCTGCGGGCTGCTGGGGCCACGTCAGGTTGGCAAAACCACACTTGCCAAACAATACGCCGCACAATACCAAAATGTTCATTTTCTCGACCTGGAAAACCCCTTTGACTTGGCGCGGCTGGAAAACCCGATGCTCACGCTTTCTAACATTAACAGCGAACTGATTGTGATCGACGAGATCCAGCGCCGCCCAGACCTCTTTCCCGTACTGCGGGTGCTGGTTGACGAAAAGCCACGAAAGTTTTTAATCTTGGGCAGCGCCTCGCGTGACTTGCTCCAGCAATCATCTGAAACGCTGGCGGGCAGAATTGGGTACCTTGAACTCACGCCATTCGATATTTCTGAAACAAAAGAATATAACAAGCTCTGGCTGCGCGGGGGCTTTCCTCTTTCGTACCTTGCCAACTCAGAAAAAGAAAGCTATGCCTGGCGGCAAGCATATATTTCAACGTTTATGGAGCGCGATATCCCCAACCTTGGCTTCAATATTCCGCCAACACAAATGCGGCGCTTGTGGATGATGCTGGCACACAATCACGGTAATATTTTTAACGGATCTCAACTTGGCGCTTCGCTGGGCATTACACATTACCTTGTCCGTCAGTACGTCGAAATTTTGGCCGGCACGTTTATGGTCCGCATCTTGAACCCATGGTTTGAAAATACCCAAAAACGGCAGGTTAAATCACCAAAAGTTTATCTACGCGACAGTGGCTTGCTGCATGCACTTTTGGGCATTCAAGATGAGGCCGGGCTGCACGTTTACCCGCGCCTTGGCGCTTCATGGGAAGGTTTTGCGTTGGAAGAAATTATCAAAACATATCATGCGCAGCCTGAAGAATGCTTTTTTTGGGCAACGCAAAGTGGTGCCGAGCTTGATCTTTTAATCATTAAAGATGGTAAGCGCCTCGGCTTTGAAATTAAATATACCGACTCACCAAAAGTTACCAAATCGATGTCAATTGCGTTGGAAGATCTCAACTTGGACCATTTGTACCTGGTGCACCCGCACAATACAACCTTTCCACTTGCTGACAAAATTACAGCACAAGGAATTAGCAGCCTGGTTAAGCATTAA
- a CDS encoding ATP-binding protein, translating into MFIERKLKPVLLHYASKFGVVAVVGPRQAGKTTLTKEVFWQHRYFSLEDPDTLEAVRNDPRDFLERNYGTPGIIIDEFQNEPTLLSYMQGIVDANYRPGYFILTGSQNFLMKPSSSRLCRPSEAITQSLAGRVALLTLLPLAAQELQHSSLSPENIDTALFNGGYPNIFSRNMTPAEFYPQYTKTYVERDVRQLINVAKLSEFQRFMRLCAGRIGQIFNATSLADDCNVSVPTVNSWISILEASYVVFLLQPHFKNFSKRLIKSPKLYFYDTGLACWLLKIGSSEQLHDHYLRGGLMESFVIAEFYKAFFNKGQEPSVYFWRDSHGHEVDCLLDYGVDLVPVEIKSGATVNQRFFDNLKFWCTLAEVDPALGYVVYTGTQRHERSGGTVVGWQEVGSIPR; encoded by the coding sequence ATGTTTATTGAAAGAAAATTAAAGCCAGTTTTGCTGCATTATGCTTCAAAGTTTGGCGTTGTTGCCGTTGTTGGGCCGCGGCAAGCGGGCAAGACCACCTTGACTAAAGAGGTGTTTTGGCAGCACCGCTACTTTTCGTTGGAAGATCCGGACACCTTGGAAGCAGTGCGCAATGACCCGCGTGATTTTTTAGAACGCAATTATGGAACGCCCGGGATCATAATTGATGAGTTTCAGAATGAGCCGACATTGTTGTCGTACATGCAAGGTATTGTTGATGCCAACTATCGACCTGGTTATTTTATTTTGACGGGTTCGCAAAACTTTCTTATGAAGCCGTCGTCGTCAAGACTATGCCGGCCAAGTGAAGCAATAACGCAGTCGCTGGCCGGTCGTGTTGCGCTGCTTACACTTTTGCCGCTGGCAGCTCAAGAGTTGCAACACAGTAGCTTATCGCCAGAAAATATTGATACAGCACTATTTAACGGTGGTTATCCTAACATATTTTCGCGCAACATGACTCCTGCGGAGTTTTATCCGCAGTACACCAAAACATATGTTGAGCGTGATGTGAGGCAGCTGATTAATGTGGCAAAGCTGAGTGAATTTCAGCGGTTTATGCGTTTGTGTGCTGGCCGCATTGGACAGATTTTTAACGCTACTTCGTTGGCAGATGATTGCAATGTGAGTGTGCCAACTGTGAATTCTTGGATTTCAATTCTTGAAGCGAGTTATGTAGTTTTTTTATTGCAGCCTCATTTTAAAAATTTTAGTAAGCGGCTTATCAAATCGCCCAAGCTTTATTTTTACGATACCGGCCTTGCGTGCTGGCTTTTAAAAATTGGTTCGTCAGAGCAGCTTCATGATCATTATCTGCGTGGTGGGCTGATGGAATCGTTTGTTATTGCAGAATTTTACAAAGCTTTTTTTAACAAGGGCCAGGAACCAAGTGTCTATTTTTGGCGCGACAGTCATGGTCATGAAGTTGACTGTCTTTTGGATTATGGCGTTGATCTTGTGCCTGTTGAAATTAAATCTGGCGCAACAGTTAATCAGCGTTTTTTTGATAACCTTAAATTTTGGTGCACACTGGCCGAGGTTGATCCGGCGCTGGGATATGTTGTGTATACCGGCACGCAAAGGCATGAGCGGTCTGGTGGCACTGTTGTTGGTTGGCAAGAAGTGGGCAGTATCCCTCGATAA
- a CDS encoding PDDEXK nuclease domain-containing protein yields MSVKKKQLSNTAHYASFLEQLKNRVSQAQLKASLAVNSELIQLYWDMGKSIVEKQEQDGWRAQTIEKLAKDLQNAFPGMQGFSQTNIFRMRAFYLAYGKVPQAVGLVNELPVAKIPWGHNILIIEKCKDYQERLWYAKQTIDNGLSRSALEDWIKSKSYKRHGKAITNFSDRLPAPQSQLAQEMLKDPYNFDFLTLEADYLETKLEQGLVDNIQKLLLELGKGFAFIGRQHHLEIAGDDYYLDLLFYHTKLHCYCVIELKNTDFKPEYAGKLNFYLSAVDDLLKQKNDNPSIGILLCKTKKKLKVEYALRDINKPIGVSDYVTKALENLPKKLQSSLPTIQDIEAELMSGTKKTTRKSVVAQKTKTVTKKASARKSKK; encoded by the coding sequence GTGAGCGTTAAAAAAAAACAATTAAGCAACACAGCACATTACGCATCATTTCTTGAGCAATTAAAAAATAGAGTTAGTCAGGCACAACTCAAAGCATCGTTGGCGGTTAACAGCGAGCTAATTCAACTTTATTGGGATATGGGAAAATCTATTGTTGAGAAACAAGAGCAGGATGGATGGCGCGCACAAACAATAGAAAAGCTGGCCAAAGACCTACAAAATGCTTTTCCAGGAATGCAGGGCTTTTCCCAAACAAATATCTTTAGAATGAGAGCTTTCTACCTAGCTTATGGTAAAGTCCCACAGGCTGTGGGACTCGTAAATGAGCTGCCAGTAGCCAAAATCCCATGGGGACACAATATTTTGATCATCGAAAAATGTAAAGATTATCAAGAGCGTTTGTGGTACGCAAAACAAACTATAGACAACGGCCTCAGCAGATCAGCACTTGAGGACTGGATAAAGTCAAAATCTTACAAACGACATGGCAAGGCAATTACCAATTTTTCTGATCGACTACCAGCACCTCAATCTCAATTGGCTCAAGAAATGCTTAAAGATCCGTACAATTTTGATTTTCTCACGCTAGAGGCAGATTATCTTGAAACAAAATTAGAACAAGGACTTGTTGATAATATTCAAAAGTTACTCTTGGAACTTGGCAAAGGTTTTGCATTTATTGGCAGACAGCATCACCTTGAAATCGCCGGTGATGATTACTACCTTGACCTTCTCTTTTACCACACCAAGCTCCATTGCTACTGCGTGATTGAACTTAAAAATACCGACTTTAAACCAGAATACGCGGGCAAACTGAACTTTTATCTTTCTGCCGTTGATGATCTTTTAAAGCAAAAAAATGATAACCCATCCATTGGTATTTTATTATGCAAGACCAAGAAAAAACTTAAGGTTGAATACGCACTTCGTGATATCAATAAGCCAATAGGCGTTTCTGACTATGTAACCAAGGCTCTTGAAAACCTGCCAAAAAAACTGCAAAGCAGCTTGCCAACAATTCAGGATATCGAAGCTGAACTTATGTCAGGCACAAAAAAAACCACCCGCAAATCGGTCGTTGCTCAAAAAACTAAAACTGTCACAAAAAAAGCATCCGCTCGTAAATCAAAGAAATAA
- a CDS encoding DNA translocase FtsK, with amino-acid sequence MWRKKKFRRVSMRDFLDRQKQRFQASAGKKATWYQKEVVGVGLTGLFIFLALALFSHNPSDPHLLNAGARIGQATNWAGIVGANVAALLVYFFGSAVYVLLVCVMIPAYLFLVHGSVCTTRIRCIFLPMMLITSAGLCNRYGFDITNSYAGGLLGYAVCKLLEFPFGYGGTAIILWSLLWVSISTIGQVSLLSVLNNVAQYSYWALKNTIIAVSVATRWLVTNTCWVFSTLFARGKKYREENEAFAPEDLFAPQYSDGFVVPLVSGEVDPSRRSSSSSGRAGDVEQSADASDYVNSYEWDGAVPGLVGDSRADILSVLPEEPAGRLEGLIKKFANKTIRTFVRHAAETPLRERLLLPNSVAQKNMFAGEPTAYARVFDQAALYKQAQLLQQKRFALPELELFDTQADTQLEQRMHDDALARGKKLEEKLQHFGVKGRVTNIKPGPVITLFEYQPEIDSKISKITALEDDLAMALSALSIRTIAPIPGKNAVGFEIANPTRENVYFSDVVRSADFENFQGELPLILGVDVVKTPVIVDLAKMPHLLVGGTTGSGKSVGLNAMLASLLCKCTPDQLRLILVDPKRLEFTPYADIPHLLFPIVTNPARATGVLKWVVQEMEERYERMAGIGVRNVLEYQRAVTHGMRDQEGHLLKPMPFIVVMIDELADLMIVAGKDVETHIVRIAQMARASGIHMIVATQRPSVDVVTGLIKVNFPSRVAFRVSSKVDSRTILDQGGAEKLLGRGDLLFMSSASTNLKRVHASYISDQEIQKLAAFLREQRKVHYLNLHEVLEVENSDGRGDAEDELFPEIIDFLKTTNEISISMLQRRYRIGFNRSARIIEQLEMSGLIAPAQGSKPRKVIR; translated from the coding sequence ATGTGGCGCAAGAAAAAATTTAGACGAGTCAGCATGCGCGATTTTTTGGATCGGCAAAAACAGCGGTTTCAAGCCAGCGCGGGAAAAAAAGCGACATGGTATCAAAAGGAAGTGGTTGGTGTTGGTTTAACCGGTTTGTTTATTTTTTTAGCACTGGCGCTTTTTTCTCACAATCCAAGCGACCCTCATTTACTTAATGCGGGTGCTCGCATTGGTCAAGCAACAAATTGGGCGGGCATTGTTGGCGCCAACGTGGCAGCATTGCTCGTCTATTTTTTTGGTTCAGCGGTGTACGTTTTGTTGGTATGCGTTATGATACCTGCCTATCTCTTTTTGGTGCACGGTTCTGTGTGCACTACGCGTATTCGGTGCATCTTTTTGCCCATGATGCTGATTACCAGTGCGGGCTTGTGCAACCGCTATGGTTTTGATATTACCAACAGTTATGCCGGTGGCTTGCTGGGTTATGCTGTGTGCAAGTTGCTTGAGTTTCCCTTTGGCTATGGCGGTACGGCTATTATTTTGTGGTCTCTGTTGTGGGTAAGCATTTCAACTATTGGCCAAGTTTCGCTTTTGAGTGTGCTGAATAATGTGGCGCAGTACAGCTACTGGGCCCTTAAAAATACGATCATTGCAGTGAGTGTTGCAACGCGTTGGCTTGTAACAAATACCTGTTGGGTTTTTAGTACGCTTTTTGCGCGCGGTAAAAAGTATCGTGAAGAGAATGAGGCGTTTGCGCCTGAAGATCTTTTTGCGCCGCAGTATAGTGATGGTTTTGTGGTGCCGTTGGTAAGTGGCGAGGTTGACCCTTCGAGACGCTCTTCGAGCTCCTCAGGGAGAGCGGGGGATGTTGAGCAGTCGGCAGATGCTTCTGATTATGTAAATTCGTACGAGTGGGACGGTGCAGTGCCTGGATTGGTTGGAGATTCACGGGCAGATATTCTTTCCGTTCTCCCTGAGGAGCCCGCAGGGCGTCTCGAAGGGTTGATAAAAAAATTTGCTAACAAAACAATCAGAACATTTGTGCGTCACGCAGCAGAAACGCCGCTTCGCGAGCGCTTATTGTTGCCAAATTCTGTAGCTCAAAAAAATATGTTTGCAGGTGAGCCGACGGCGTATGCGCGCGTGTTTGATCAAGCTGCTCTTTACAAGCAAGCGCAGCTGTTGCAACAAAAAAGATTTGCGTTGCCCGAACTTGAACTTTTTGACACGCAAGCCGACACGCAACTTGAGCAACGCATGCACGATGATGCGTTAGCGCGTGGAAAAAAACTTGAAGAGAAGCTTCAACATTTTGGCGTAAAGGGCCGCGTGACCAACATTAAGCCGGGTCCGGTGATCACGCTGTTTGAATATCAGCCAGAAATTGATAGTAAAATTAGTAAAATTACCGCACTTGAAGATGACTTGGCCATGGCGCTTTCAGCATTGAGCATTAGAACCATTGCGCCGATTCCGGGCAAGAATGCTGTTGGTTTTGAAATTGCCAACCCAACGCGCGAAAACGTTTATTTTTCTGATGTGGTGCGCTCGGCAGACTTTGAAAACTTTCAGGGTGAGCTCCCGTTAATTTTGGGCGTGGACGTTGTTAAAACGCCGGTCATTGTAGATTTGGCCAAGATGCCGCACTTGCTAGTTGGTGGGACTACTGGTTCTGGTAAATCGGTTGGTTTGAATGCAATGTTGGCAAGTTTATTGTGCAAATGCACGCCAGACCAGTTGCGCTTAATTTTAGTTGATCCAAAACGTCTTGAGTTTACGCCGTACGCCGATATTCCACATTTGCTGTTTCCCATTGTTACCAACCCAGCTCGTGCTACCGGTGTTTTAAAATGGGTGGTGCAAGAAATGGAAGAGCGCTATGAACGCATGGCGGGGATTGGTGTGCGTAACGTACTTGAGTATCAACGTGCGGTTACGCACGGCATGCGCGACCAAGAAGGGCATTTGCTTAAACCAATGCCGTTTATTGTGGTCATGATTGATGAGTTGGCAGATTTAATGATTGTTGCCGGCAAAGATGTTGAAACGCACATTGTGCGTATTGCGCAAATGGCGCGAGCTTCTGGCATTCATATGATTGTTGCAACGCAGCGACCATCGGTTGATGTGGTGACTGGTCTGATTAAAGTTAACTTTCCAAGCCGCGTTGCTTTTCGTGTTTCTTCAAAGGTTGACTCACGTACTATTTTGGACCAGGGCGGTGCTGAAAAATTATTGGGTCGGGGTGACTTGTTGTTTATGAGTTCTGCTTCAACAAATCTGAAACGTGTGCATGCGTCGTACATTTCTGACCAAGAGATTCAAAAGCTGGCTGCGTTTTTGCGTGAGCAACGCAAGGTGCACTATCTAAACTTGCACGAGGTTTTGGAAGTTGAAAATAGCGATGGGCGTGGCGATGCTGAAGATGAGTTGTTCCCAGAGATTATCGACTTTTTAAAGACAACTAATGAGATTTCCATTTCTATGCTGCAGCGCCGTTATCGTATTGGTTTTAATCGGTCGGCGCGCATTATTGAACAGCTTGAAATGAGTGGTTTAATTGCGCCGGCACAAGGTAGTAAGCCGCGCAAAGTAATTCGTTAA
- a CDS encoding AAA family ATPase — protein MKRVIDFYLKEWKISPYRKPLLLRGARQVGKTYAIQQLGKSFDNILEVNFETDDQFKNIFDHDLDPHRIARDLALHLGTTITPGSTLIFLDEIQTVPRALTALRYFYEKFPEQHIIAAGSLLDFALKEVGIPVGRVSSLYVHPLSFFEFLCATNHTVLAQAILESSLDNPFSQTIHEKLLTLVGHYLAIGGMPEAIARWASNQDPQACVEVHRALIDTYRQDFNKYANKFQLNYINLVFNAVPRQIGSKFKYSLIEGDYRKRELAPCLDLLCTAGIAHTICHSAGNGVPLGAEADLSDYKTLFLDVALCQTVLGLNLKGWFLQPQQEFINKGPLVEAFIGQELLAHAHPTQKSNLYYWRRNTKGSEAEVDYLMQDNGQIIPIEVKSGMGSTLKSMRMFLDSHPQSPYGIRFSTNNYSQHEKIMSWPLYAIAGALLKSQPETRASYESIL, from the coding sequence ATGAAACGCGTCATCGATTTTTATCTCAAAGAATGGAAAATATCTCCCTACCGCAAACCCCTGCTGCTCCGCGGTGCCCGCCAAGTAGGCAAAACGTACGCCATTCAACAGCTTGGGAAATCGTTCGACAATATTCTTGAGGTCAATTTTGAAACAGACGATCAGTTCAAAAATATTTTTGATCACGACCTAGACCCACACCGCATTGCACGCGACCTTGCGCTGCATCTGGGCACCACCATAACTCCTGGCTCAACACTTATTTTTTTGGATGAAATTCAAACGGTCCCACGAGCATTAACAGCCTTGCGTTATTTTTACGAAAAATTTCCAGAGCAACACATTATCGCCGCCGGCTCGTTACTCGACTTTGCCCTCAAAGAAGTGGGTATTCCGGTGGGTCGCGTTTCGTCACTCTACGTCCACCCGTTATCATTTTTCGAATTTTTATGCGCCACTAACCACACAGTTCTAGCCCAAGCAATTTTAGAAAGTTCTCTAGACAACCCTTTTAGCCAAACAATTCATGAAAAACTTTTGACACTTGTTGGCCACTACCTTGCTATTGGCGGCATGCCAGAAGCGATAGCGCGTTGGGCAAGCAACCAAGATCCGCAAGCGTGCGTTGAAGTACACCGCGCATTAATTGATACCTACCGGCAAGACTTCAACAAATACGCCAATAAATTTCAACTAAACTACATAAATCTCGTCTTCAACGCTGTTCCCCGCCAAATCGGTTCAAAGTTTAAATACAGTTTAATCGAGGGCGACTACCGCAAACGAGAACTTGCACCATGTCTTGATCTGCTGTGCACAGCGGGCATTGCGCATACGATTTGTCACAGTGCTGGCAACGGCGTTCCACTGGGCGCCGAAGCTGACCTGAGCGATTATAAAACACTATTTTTAGATGTAGCGCTGTGTCAGACCGTTTTGGGGCTCAACCTTAAAGGGTGGTTTTTACAGCCACAACAAGAATTTATTAACAAAGGTCCGTTGGTAGAAGCGTTTATTGGGCAAGAATTACTCGCACACGCCCACCCAACTCAAAAATCGAACCTTTATTACTGGCGACGCAACACCAAAGGAAGCGAAGCAGAAGTTGATTATCTCATGCAAGACAACGGACAAATAATCCCGATTGAAGTCAAGAGCGGCATGGGCAGCACACTCAAAAGTATGCGCATGTTTTTAGACAGCCATCCACAATCTCCCTACGGCATTCGCTTTTCAACCAACAACTATTCTCAGCACGAAAAAATTATGTCGTGGCCACTCTACGCCATTGCCGGCGCTTTACTAAAAAGCCAACCAGAAACACGAGCCAGCTATGAAAGTATTCTTTAA
- the murF gene encoding UDP-N-acetylmuramoyl-tripeptide--D-alanyl-D-alanine ligase yields MWVSKDFLCETLGDASVYVGRQACVEGDISFSIDSRSKQENQLFVALSGNRVDGHDFIDQAIGNGAWGLLISKRAVLEALSERVKERLVIIIAADTQQAMIALAKAWRAQLTIPLVGITGSVGKTSTKEMLRSMLRHAGVPAAVSYGNQNTLLGIALNLSHVQREHKVAVFEVGINDKGEIESQIDLLRPTIGVITFIAHAHALGLGSLHDIAYEKKKMFRYFSPTNIGIICGDQDLLADASYPHPVAKFGFKTKNQVQARKVRVVTGADGVLATQFVLKWYGAKVTVTMPGNHLGMVNNALAASTVAYFLEIPLDAVVNGIEQYEGFAHRFEIKDIRGKRGRVISDCYNANPESMKAALVAFDQMPTAGAKIAVIGNMLELGEKQVYWHRQIGRLVNRLSSIQTVILVGELAWQAGHSLARGVQATQVADWQEATTVLKTMLGEHDQSLVLVKASRGVNLTKMVEQIVE; encoded by the coding sequence ATGTGGGTTAGTAAAGATTTTTTATGCGAAACGCTTGGCGATGCATCAGTATATGTTGGCAGACAGGCTTGTGTTGAAGGGGATATTTCTTTTTCAATTGATAGTCGTTCCAAGCAAGAAAACCAATTGTTTGTTGCCTTGTCGGGCAACCGCGTTGATGGCCATGATTTTATAGATCAAGCAATCGGTAATGGTGCGTGGGGGCTTTTGATTAGCAAGCGTGCGGTACTGGAAGCGTTGAGCGAGCGTGTTAAAGAGCGCTTAGTTATTATTATTGCTGCCGACACGCAACAAGCAATGATAGCATTGGCAAAAGCGTGGCGCGCGCAACTTACTATTCCACTTGTTGGGATTACCGGTTCGGTTGGCAAAACGTCGACCAAAGAGATGCTGCGCTCAATGTTGCGCCATGCCGGCGTGCCTGCTGCTGTTTCTTATGGCAATCAAAATACGTTGTTGGGCATTGCGCTTAATTTGTCACACGTGCAGCGTGAACACAAGGTAGCCGTCTTTGAAGTGGGCATTAACGATAAAGGCGAGATTGAATCGCAAATTGATTTGTTGCGCCCAACCATTGGCGTTATTACGTTTATTGCTCATGCGCATGCGCTAGGTCTTGGTTCATTGCACGACATTGCGTATGAAAAAAAGAAGATGTTTCGGTATTTCTCGCCAACTAACATTGGCATTATTTGCGGCGATCAAGATTTGTTGGCCGATGCTAGTTATCCTCATCCGGTTGCAAAATTTGGTTTTAAAACAAAAAACCAAGTGCAGGCGCGCAAAGTGCGTGTGGTTACCGGTGCCGATGGTGTGCTGGCAACCCAGTTTGTGTTGAAATGGTATGGTGCAAAAGTGACCGTTACTATGCCCGGCAATCATTTGGGCATGGTTAATAATGCGTTAGCGGCTAGTACCGTTGCTTATTTTTTAGAGATTCCTTTGGATGCGGTGGTCAATGGCATAGAGCAGTACGAAGGCTTTGCCCACCGCTTTGAAATTAAAGATATTCGTGGCAAGCGTGGCCGTGTGATTAGTGATTGCTACAATGCTAACCCTGAGAGCATGAAGGCCGCCTTGGTTGCCTTTGACCAAATGCCTACCGCAGGTGCCAAAATTGCGGTTATTGGTAATATGTTGGAGTTGGGGGAGAAACAGGTTTATTGGCACCGTCAAATTGGTCGTTTAGTTAATCGGCTTTCTTCAATACAAACCGTTATTTTAGTTGGCGAGCTTGCCTGGCAGGCGGGCCATTCGTTGGCGCGCGGCGTGCAGGCCACTCAGGTTGCCGACTGGCAAGAGGCCACCACAGTGCTTAAAACCATGCTGGGCGAGCATGACCAGTCCCTGGTCTTGGTAAAGGCTTCACGTGGGGTTAATTTGACCAAAATGGTTGAACAAATCGTTGAATAA